Proteins encoded in a region of the Streptomyces sp. NBC_00513 genome:
- a CDS encoding ATP/GTP-binding protein encodes MDFASSDGGAAPRSTTSAKIVVAGGFGVGKTTFVGAVSEINPLRTEAVMTSASAGIDDLTHTGDKTTTTVAMDFGRITLDQDLILYLFGTPGQDRFWFMWDDLVRGAIGAIVLVDTRRLADCFPAVDYFENSGLPFVVALNGFEGHQPYTPEEVREALQIGPDAPIITTDARHRADAKSALITLVEHALMARLK; translated from the coding sequence GTGGACTTCGCAAGCTCTGACGGTGGAGCGGCTCCTCGCTCCACCACCTCCGCGAAGATCGTGGTGGCCGGCGGCTTCGGCGTGGGCAAGACCACGTTCGTCGGCGCGGTCTCCGAGATCAACCCGCTGCGCACCGAGGCCGTCATGACGTCCGCGAGCGCGGGCATCGACGACCTGACCCACACCGGGGACAAGACGACCACCACGGTCGCCATGGACTTCGGCCGCATCACCCTGGACCAGGACCTGATCCTGTACCTCTTCGGTACGCCGGGTCAGGACCGCTTCTGGTTCATGTGGGACGACCTCGTACGGGGCGCCATCGGCGCGATCGTCCTGGTCGACACCCGCCGGCTCGCGGACTGTTTCCCCGCCGTCGACTACTTCGAGAACAGCGGCCTGCCGTTCGTCGTGGCGCTCAACGGCTTCGAGGGGCACCAGCCGTACACCCCGGAGGAGGTCCGCGAGGCGCTGCAGATCGGCCCGGACGCGCCGATCATCACCACCGACGCCCGCCACCGCGCGGACGCCAAGAGCGCGCTCATCACGCTCGTCGAGCACGCGCTGATGGCGCGGCTCAAGTAG
- a CDS encoding roadblock/LC7 domain-containing protein translates to MSQAAQNLNWLITNFVDNTPGVSHTVVVSADGLLLAMSEGFPRDRADQLAAVASGLTSLTAGASRIFEGGAVNQTVVEMDRGFLFLMSVSDGSSLAVLAHPECDIGLVGYEMALLVDRAGSVLTPDLRAELQGSLLI, encoded by the coding sequence ATGAGCCAGGCGGCACAGAACCTGAACTGGTTGATCACCAACTTCGTGGACAACACCCCTGGGGTGTCCCACACCGTGGTGGTCTCCGCCGACGGACTCCTTCTGGCGATGTCGGAAGGTTTCCCGCGTGACCGCGCCGATCAGCTGGCGGCCGTGGCCTCCGGTCTGACGTCGCTGACCGCCGGTGCCTCCCGCATCTTCGAGGGTGGCGCCGTCAACCAGACGGTCGTGGAGATGGACCGGGGATTCCTTTTCCTCATGTCCGTGTCCGACGGATCCTCGCTGGCCGTTCTCGCGCACCCCGAGTGCGACATCGGCCTCGTGGGCTACGAGATGGCCCTCCTCGTGGACCGCGCCGGCAGTGTCCTCACCCCGGACCTGCGCGCGGAGCTGCAGGGAAGCCTGCTCATCTGA
- a CDS encoding roadblock/LC7 domain-containing protein produces the protein MSQAAQNLNWLITNFVDNTPGVSHTVVVSADGLLLAMSDGFPRDRADQLAAVASGLTSLTAGASRIFEGGAVNQTVVEMDRGFLFLMSVSDGSSLAVLAHPECDIGLVGYEMALLVDRAGSVLTPDLRAELQGSLLN, from the coding sequence ATGAGCCAGGCGGCACAGAACCTGAACTGGTTGATCACCAACTTCGTGGACAACACCCCCGGGGTGTCCCACACGGTGGTGGTCTCCGCCGACGGACTCCTTCTGGCGATGTCCGACGGATTCCCGCGCGACCGCGCCGATCAGCTGGCGGCCGTGGCCTCCGGTCTGACGTCGCTGACCGCCGGAGCCTCCCGCATCTTCGAGGGTGGCGCGGTCAACCAGACGGTCGTCGAGATGGACCGGGGATTCCTTTTCCTCATGTCCGTGTCCGACGGATCCTCGCTCGCGGTGCTCGCGCACCCCGAGTGCGACATCGGCCTGGTGGGCTACGAAATGGCCCTTCTTGTGGATCGAGCAGGCAGTGTCCTCACCCCGGACCTGCGTGCGGAGCTGCAGGGAAGTCTGCTCAACTAG
- a CDS encoding acyl-CoA carboxylase subunit epsilon, which produces MSITTDTLLKVEKGNAAPEELAAITAILLARATTTTDTTTRTPRTQAGWRRLERSAGFRAPHSWRG; this is translated from the coding sequence ATGAGCATCACCACCGACACCCTCCTCAAGGTCGAGAAGGGCAACGCCGCACCCGAGGAACTCGCCGCGATCACCGCGATCCTCCTCGCCCGCGCCACCACCACCACCGACACCACCACCCGCACCCCCCGCACCCAGGCCGGCTGGCGCCGCCTGGAACGCAGCGCCGGCTTCCGCGCCCCGCACAGCTGGCGCGGCTAG
- a CDS encoding nitrate- and nitrite sensing domain-containing protein, with protein MRRSNSSPADEPARGNFTPPPRAAASPVDVPVDPPASSGSTSRFSPRNWRVPTRLNAILLVPVLVGLVMGGFQVKGSVDSWNEAKDAEKTARIVQAASEYGQALLDERDLTAQPLLRGDRGSEIVTKAYAATDAAKAKFADAAKDLPGNQGLERRLELFRQEEPKLEQVRKTAYLAAPESAKKNLPNALGPIPTEEGYVLVQHYLMQFSNELGLGTGNVTSYGRMVYAIELAKAANSLQRSVGTHLLVRPSESEDIRKSQLVAFSSYAYLEEIAIGEYVAAGTDADTNRLRDVMGQKSQEGAQKLAAAKQAAEQAGTTFKTPPVVNGSVLTGMTEAIASGEKNTRLAQNGTTAQAWQAAATAKFDGYAEIEKELLGKAVQDAVAVSDESRNDAILTGAIVVVALLAAFILAGMMARQMGRAMRHLRTAAFDIAEQRLPMLVDQLSRTDPGKVDTRVLPIPIDSQDEIGEVARAFDQVHREAVRLAAEQALLRGNVNAIFTNLSMRNQSLIEGQLTLITDLENNEADPDQLENLFRLDHLATRMRRNGENLLILAGEEPGRRWDQPVPLVDVLRAASSEVEQYERVELSGVSEAEIHGQAVTDLVHLLAELLENATTFSSPQTKVRVNATRLPDGRVMIEIHDKGIGLTAEDFADINHKLANPPTVDAAISQRMGLFVVGRLADRHSIRVQLRPSGEAAGTTSLVMLPDAITHGGGGEGVPDDDFTVSQIIPEQQALQAPKMRTAAELGFDDSRYDAQGGQGADGQGADPVGRSLGQQERRAALAAQVGYPQDQQYPDQAEQSSQDYSEPQPEHGYQPYQGYEQQPEPGYAPGYEGGPSQQPQQSYEAYPQQGYGYPEAEYQDQRQDAPSYDGGFEPQSQQAEWPEQNTYSGGYQQDYGTESESTPAPEPAPERVGFDRPGAAADTGHKMTGAGLPRRGSQQQWQPAQQEAESTGSLFEQRPQRQQPAAAPKADEEGPEAWRSNNDERWQQAAKLREPKAGGVTPSGLPRRVPKANLVEGAAETTPQGGPQVSRAPEDVRGRLSNLRRGVQQGRSAGSEQSSNSYDQER; from the coding sequence GTGAGGCGAAGCAACTCGAGCCCCGCGGATGAACCCGCGCGCGGCAACTTCACCCCGCCGCCGCGAGCGGCCGCGTCGCCCGTCGACGTGCCCGTTGACCCACCCGCGAGCAGCGGCAGCACCAGCAGGTTCTCGCCCCGCAACTGGCGTGTGCCGACCCGTCTGAACGCCATCCTCCTCGTACCCGTCCTCGTCGGACTGGTCATGGGCGGCTTCCAGGTGAAGGGTTCCGTCGACAGCTGGAACGAGGCCAAGGACGCGGAGAAGACCGCCCGCATCGTCCAGGCGGCCTCCGAATACGGCCAGGCGCTCCTCGACGAGCGTGACCTGACCGCCCAGCCGCTGCTGCGCGGCGACCGCGGCAGCGAGATCGTCACGAAGGCGTACGCGGCCACGGACGCGGCGAAGGCCAAGTTCGCGGACGCGGCGAAGGACCTCCCGGGGAACCAGGGCCTGGAACGGCGCCTGGAGCTCTTCCGTCAGGAGGAGCCGAAGCTGGAGCAGGTCCGCAAGACGGCCTACCTCGCGGCGCCCGAGTCGGCGAAGAAGAACCTCCCCAACGCGCTGGGCCCCATCCCCACCGAAGAGGGGTACGTGCTGGTCCAGCACTACCTGATGCAGTTCTCCAACGAGCTCGGCCTGGGCACCGGCAACGTGACCAGCTACGGCCGCATGGTCTACGCGATCGAGCTGGCCAAGGCGGCGAACTCGCTCCAGCGCTCCGTCGGCACCCACCTGCTGGTCCGGCCGAGCGAGAGCGAGGACATCCGCAAGTCCCAGCTCGTCGCCTTCTCCTCGTACGCCTACCTCGAAGAGATCGCCATCGGCGAGTACGTCGCGGCCGGCACCGACGCGGACACCAACCGCCTGCGCGACGTCATGGGTCAGAAGTCCCAGGAGGGCGCGCAGAAGCTCGCCGCGGCCAAGCAGGCCGCCGAGCAGGCGGGCACCACCTTCAAGACCCCGCCCGTGGTCAACGGCTCCGTGCTCACCGGCATGACCGAGGCGATAGCCTCGGGCGAGAAGAACACCCGTCTCGCCCAGAACGGCACCACGGCCCAGGCCTGGCAGGCCGCCGCCACCGCCAAGTTCGACGGCTACGCCGAGATCGAGAAGGAACTCCTCGGCAAGGCCGTGCAGGACGCGGTCGCGGTCTCCGACGAGTCCCGCAACGACGCCATCCTGACCGGCGCCATCGTGGTCGTGGCCCTGCTCGCCGCCTTCATCCTGGCCGGCATGATGGCCCGCCAGATGGGCCGCGCCATGCGCCACCTGCGCACCGCCGCCTTCGACATCGCCGAGCAGCGCCTGCCGATGCTCGTCGACCAGCTGTCGCGCACCGATCCGGGCAAGGTCGACACCCGGGTGCTGCCGATCCCGATCGACTCCCAGGACGAGATCGGCGAGGTCGCCCGCGCCTTCGACCAGGTCCACCGGGAAGCGGTCCGGCTCGCCGCGGAGCAGGCGCTCCTGCGAGGGAACGTCAACGCGATCTTCACGAACCTCTCCATGCGCAACCAGTCGCTGATCGAGGGCCAGTTGACCCTCATCACCGACCTGGAGAACAACGAGGCCGACCCGGACCAGCTGGAGAACCTCTTCCGCCTGGACCACCTGGCCACCCGCATGCGCCGCAACGGCGAGAACCTCCTCATCCTCGCGGGTGAGGAGCCGGGCCGCCGCTGGGACCAGCCGGTCCCGCTGGTCGACGTGCTGCGCGCCGCCTCCTCCGAGGTGGAGCAGTACGAGCGCGTCGAGCTGTCGGGCGTCTCGGAGGCCGAGATCCACGGCCAGGCCGTGACCGACCTCGTGCACCTGCTCGCCGAGCTGCTGGAGAACGCCACCACGTTCTCCTCCCCGCAGACCAAGGTCCGTGTCAACGCCACCCGTCTGCCCGACGGCCGCGTCATGATCGAGATCCACGACAAGGGCATCGGCCTCACCGCCGAGGACTTCGCGGACATCAACCACAAGCTGGCCAACCCGCCGACCGTGGACGCCGCGATCTCGCAGCGCATGGGTCTGTTCGTGGTCGGCCGGCTGGCGGACCGCCACAGCATCCGCGTCCAGCTGCGCCCCTCGGGCGAGGCGGCCGGCACCACCTCGCTGGTCATGCTCCCCGACGCCATCACCCACGGTGGCGGTGGCGAGGGCGTACCGGACGACGACTTCACGGTCTCGCAGATCATCCCGGAGCAGCAGGCCCTGCAGGCTCCGAAGATGCGCACGGCGGCCGAGCTCGGCTTCGACGACTCCCGCTACGACGCCCAGGGCGGCCAGGGAGCCGACGGACAGGGCGCCGACCCCGTGGGCCGGTCGCTGGGCCAGCAGGAGCGCCGGGCGGCGTTGGCCGCCCAGGTGGGCTACCCGCAGGACCAGCAGTACCCCGATCAGGCCGAGCAGTCCTCCCAGGACTATTCGGAACCCCAGCCTGAACACGGGTACCAGCCGTACCAGGGCTACGAGCAGCAGCCCGAGCCGGGCTACGCCCCGGGGTACGAGGGCGGGCCGTCCCAGCAGCCCCAGCAGTCCTACGAGGCCTATCCGCAACAGGGATATGGCTATCCGGAAGCCGAGTACCAGGACCAGCGGCAGGACGCCCCGTCGTACGACGGGGGCTTCGAACCCCAGTCCCAGCAGGCGGAGTGGCCCGAGCAGAACACGTACTCGGGTGGCTACCAGCAGGACTACGGGACCGAATCGGAATCCACGCCCGCTCCCGAACCGGCCCCGGAACGCGTAGGCTTCGACCGTCCGGGCGCCGCCGCCGACACCGGTCACAAGATGACCGGAGCGGGCCTGCCGCGCCGCGGCAGCCAGCAGCAGTGGCAGCCGGCACAGCAGGAAGCGGAGTCCACCGGATCCCTCTTCGAGCAGCGGCCGCAGCGTCAGCAGCCCGCCGCCGCCCCGAAGGCGGACGAGGAAGGCCCTGAGGCCTGGCGCTCGAACAACGACGAGCGTTGGCAGCAGGCCGCCAAGCTTCGTGAGCCGAAGGCGGGCGGGGTCACCCCGTCCGGTCTCCCTCGGCGGGTGCCCAAGGCCAACCTGGTCGAGGGTGCTGCGGAGACGACCCCGCAGGGCGGCCCCCAGGTCTCCCGCGCACCGGAGGACGTCCGTGGCAGGTTGAGCAACCTGCGACGCGGTGTCCAACAGGGACGCAGCGCGGGTTCCGAGCAGTCAAGTAACAGCTATGACCAGGAGCGTTAG
- a CDS encoding DUF742 domain-containing protein yields MTTPGGHPYGGAQQPQGGHDQNRFNFPSTPSRPAPEHNPYQQQPSYGQPQQPQQPYRPSQRPSRSSQPQAPKAHNPLVRPYAMTGGRTRPRYQLAIEALVSTTADPARLQGQLPEHQRICRLCQEIKSVAEISALLSIPLGVARILVADLAEAGLVAIHQPGGDESAGGQPDVTLLERVLSGLRKL; encoded by the coding sequence GTGACAACACCCGGAGGACATCCTTATGGCGGCGCGCAGCAGCCGCAGGGTGGGCACGACCAGAACCGCTTCAACTTCCCCTCCACTCCCAGCCGGCCCGCGCCGGAGCACAACCCGTACCAGCAGCAGCCTTCGTACGGCCAGCCCCAGCAGCCCCAGCAGCCTTACCGGCCTTCGCAGCGGCCCTCGCGCTCCTCGCAGCCGCAGGCCCCGAAGGCACACAACCCGCTGGTGCGTCCGTACGCCATGACCGGCGGCCGTACCCGGCCGCGCTACCAGCTCGCCATCGAGGCGCTGGTCAGCACCACGGCCGATCCCGCGCGGCTGCAAGGGCAGTTGCCCGAGCATCAGCGCATCTGCCGTCTGTGCCAGGAGATCAAATCCGTCGCGGAGATCTCGGCACTCCTCTCCATTCCTCTTGGTGTCGCCCGCATCCTCGTCGCCGACCTGGCGGAGGCGGGCCTTGTCGCCATTCACCAGCCCGGCGGCGACGAGTCTGCCGGCGGCCAGCCAGACGTGACACTGCTCGAAAGGGTGCTCAGTGGACTTCGCAAGCTCTAA
- a CDS encoding DUF742 domain-containing protein — MTPPPAYPDAYGDSYSEGDQPLVRPYAMTGGRTRPRYQLAIEALVSTTADPMHLSGLLPEHQRICTLCREVKSVAEVSALLSMPLGVARILVADLAEAGMVAIHQPGNGEAGGTPDVTLLERVLSGLRKL; from the coding sequence ATGACCCCGCCCCCCGCCTACCCCGATGCGTACGGAGATTCGTACTCGGAAGGCGACCAGCCGCTGGTACGTCCGTACGCGATGACCGGTGGCCGGACCCGGCCGCGCTACCAGCTCGCCATCGAGGCGCTGGTCAGCACCACGGCCGATCCGATGCACCTTTCCGGCCTGCTGCCGGAGCACCAGCGCATCTGCACGCTGTGCCGTGAGGTGAAGTCGGTCGCGGAGGTCTCCGCACTTCTGTCGATGCCGCTCGGTGTCGCCCGGATCCTCGTCGCCGACCTGGCGGAGGCCGGAATGGTGGCCATCCACCAGCCGGGCAATGGAGAGGCCGGCGGAACGCCGGATGTAACACTGCTCGAGAGGGTTCTCAGTGGACTTCGCAAGCTCTGA
- a CDS encoding ATP/GTP-binding protein produces MDFASSNGGAARSTTSAKIVVAGGFGVGKTTFVGAVSEINPLRTEAVMTSASAGIDDLTHTGDKTTTTVAMDFGRITLDQDLILYLFGTPGQDRFWFMWDDLVRGAIGAVVLVDTRRLADCFPAVDYFENSGLPFVIALNGFDGHQPYTPEEVREALQIGPDAPIITTDARHRADAKSALITLVEHALMARLR; encoded by the coding sequence GTGGACTTCGCAAGCTCTAACGGCGGAGCGGCTCGCTCCACCACCTCCGCGAAGATCGTGGTGGCGGGCGGCTTCGGCGTGGGCAAGACCACGTTCGTCGGCGCGGTCTCCGAGATCAACCCGCTGCGCACCGAGGCCGTCATGACCAGCGCCTCCGCCGGAATCGACGACCTCACCCACACCGGTGACAAGACGACGACGACGGTCGCCATGGACTTCGGCCGCATCACCCTGGACCAGGACCTGATCCTGTACCTCTTCGGTACGCCGGGTCAGGACCGCTTCTGGTTCATGTGGGACGACCTGGTACGCGGCGCGATCGGCGCCGTGGTGCTCGTGGACACCCGGCGGCTCGCGGACTGTTTCCCCGCCGTCGACTACTTCGAGAACAGCGGCCTGCCGTTCGTCATCGCCCTGAACGGCTTCGACGGACACCAGCCCTACACGCCGGAGGAAGTCCGCGAGGCCCTGCAGATCGGCCCGGACGCCCCGATCATCACCACCGACGCCCGCCACCGCGCGGACGCCAAGAGCGCGCTCATCACGCTCGTCGAGCACGCGCTGATGGCGCGCCTGCGCTAG